Part of the Benincasa hispida cultivar B227 chromosome 11, ASM972705v1, whole genome shotgun sequence genome, ACCGGCTTATATTTCCCTGGATTTAgtgcaagtgagagattgttgaggtgtatgctctaaagcctcgtagttttatgttagttgaattaatggatgattgattttatattacttgtgcgataatccattaacttaagatccaaggttgtttgatgtaacttaaacatgtatatggaaatatataagtggatcatgttcaagtgataacctaagtggtttgtagtatatggataaggtttggtgccttatcttggtaacactactgatacgacccactttgtaattattaccattgttgtaaagtactacaactAATCTGATATTGATCATTcttgtagagacatgtgagcaggggtatcttatacaaaagagtttatataaagaccagaccacgaaatattaagtctctctttataacgtcgttgctagaagagacttacatttcaccaagatgaccataggtgacttgaccttgatcctgagtgagttgtgaacttctgcctatgaaagtgatcttttgatttgtatgggtgagggtgacaagattcatcgactcaataagcctaacattttagggatttttttttatcaggGAGCTGAAAGCaaaactacacaagaaggaattcactcctaccctatagttagagtaagaagataaattgctcttttaagggctgattccggggcttgaacattgAGGCACCTCACCCAGAAGGGTTCaatcatagttagactatgactagttgttcattagagggaacaatggtacttaaggaattagatgaaactatagaggtaaaacggtaatttgaccaagttgtacttatgagcaatttgtgaagggtcaacgcactattgattggttatatccaatggacatataaatatatctatagtgcaaagagttcaactgtttgtctttagtggagtaactgatagttaatgaatgttgattaatttaattaaaagaatttaatcaattaatctcgtatcattgaagcttcaatctataggttcatgaggtcccctcgttagctcaatgaAGATTAatgggaatcaaattaattttggtatgatttgaattgttcaaattaattaaagagaattaattgtataagatacagttaaataatgtatattgatgtGTCAacgagagaaataaatatttgaatatgattcaaatattaattatatgaatatgattcatataaaaactatatgttaaaatttaatgtgaatattatttatattaaatttatatagttttatgagatgaataaatgtttgaatatgattcaaatattaattatatgaatatgattcatataagaactatatgttaaaattaatatgaatgtgattcatattaaaactataggttaaaattaatatcaatttaattcatattaaatactgttgaatctgtctcttatacacatctagatgtgtataagagacagactatATATTAAGgggttaatatatatatattattaacacaaaatttttaatttgaatttattaaaaataaagggGAGAGAGTTATAATTCTCTCACTCCTTAATCTCTCTCTCGTAACAAATTAgaagagctgtctcttatacacatctagatgtgtataagagacagtatatatatatatatatatatatatatatatatttgaatttattaaaaataaagggGAAAAAGTTATAACTCCTTCACCCCTTAATTTCTACCTAACACACATAACAAAttggaagagagagaaagtTCTTTCTCTGTGTCTCTCTGGTTCTCCTTCTCTCTGTGAATTTTACAGAGATGAAAAAAAACTTAGTTATCTTCTCCTTCCCTCACGCCAATATTGAGTGCAAGCCCACACCTCTGCACGGTTCTCGTCCCTGAGAATAACGGGGAAGACCCTTTGGTTATCCATTCCTATTCGTTGAGTTAGTGGATGCTGAGTTCGTGAGATCGGGAGAAGACGACTTGAATTGGAGAGGAACGTGATTTCTaggtcttcaagggtatgtgatTTCTTAATCCCTTCCTCTCTATTTGAAttatagaaagcatgcttaggtttataTTTTTCCGTGGTTTCTGTCACTCTGAATTTTGTGTATtctataaaacaaaatttagagattgatGTGTCGAATTGCTTCTGTTGCGGGGAATTACAATCATTTCATTACACAAGTGCATGTTAAGCAGTGATGGTGTTCCAGTACAGTTCCCGGAATGATTCCAACAGAGGTTTAAAAAGGAGAGTCTTCAAATAGAAGATAGGCTGTTGGGCGTATAGACAGTCTGGGTACATGAAAAACAGAGCAGGTTCGTCAAAGGACTCTGGATCGTGTGCTGACGGTGTCTTTCTCGTTAGGGGAGACGATGATTTCCTCTGAAGAAGATGGATTTCATCCTTGTGGTATATCCGCTTTACCATGATAGAGGATGTGATGTTAGTGACTCCACAAATTTGCACACGGGCATTGACTTGGTGGATATGCAAGGTGCATGGTGGAAGTTATGCCGATGGCTGAAGGACTTCCAGATGAGCCAAGTAGGTGGAAGTTATGCCGATGGCTGAAGGACTTCCAGATGAGCCAAGTAGGTGGAAGTTGCCCCATGAATATCAGCAAGGTTTATCGACATGTgacaaaaaaggaaaatcttGGGAAATGATATTCCTAGTGGTCTATTTTTTATGGTGAGGTAGgttataattttatgagatgaGAATTATGATGGTCAATGAAGACAATGGATGTTGTAGAAGTTGTGgattcttcaaatatcttgCCAAAGTGAAATTTGTTGGGTTTTGGCAAAATATTGGAAGTGCAATTTGTTCCATATTGGTTGAATTGAAGAATAGGGACCGACTCTAAGTCTATAAAAAGAGCCTATGCCTTTAGTTTCAAGTTGTCTCAGTTAGAAACATTTCAAGCTTAATGTGCAAACTTTAATTCAATTCCTTATGTATTCTCTAGTTGGAGAGGGGAAAAAGGTGAGTAGTCAAAAGTTTTGAGAGAGTACTCTTGTAATTGGGACCGGGAGAGATAATTGTTCTATATGATTGTACCAATTTTTTACACAGTGGATTTCTTTCCAGTGGGTCTTGGTTTTTTTTCGAGTTGGAAGTTTCCACGTAAATTCTTGTGTAtctaattttattcttttcttttaatttctctattattttcCTACTTATTCCTACGGATGAAGTGGGAGGTTTTTCCCAACAATTCATTCGCTCAGGATAAACTATAAAAACCACTCATAAAATATGACAATCGCCACCTAAAATATTGTAATAATAGTATAAGACTGAGGGTtcacttttttattattatttgagatccaatttttacaattgaaagtcTTATAAAGAGCAAAAACAAAATATCTAAACATAGCACAAATATGCTAGtgatcaaaaaggaaaaattgtcAGAAATAGCATGTTTAAGTTTTCACCCTACAAAACTAGCATGCTTTTTGAAAACTCGTAAGAATAGCTTTTATCGATCCATCTCGAGCAAGATCGGGCACgagattttagtttaaaaatcaattttttccaACTTATCGATTGTTTGGGGCTTTCTCGATACATATTGCCGACATTATATGGATCTCGATGTTAATTTTGGACAAAATAACAacgagattttatatatttgagcTTGCTCGGTGAAATCTCGAGAATAATTAAcacaaaattcatatattttaacTTTCTCGATGAATCTCTGTAGGATTAATATCGAGATTCTATATATATccaaaatcttacccaaattttcacaaaatttgatattttctaaaatttaaaaatgttgaatcaatttagaaaatctattttgataattggaAAGCCCATTTGGAATTgtggaaattcatataattgtgaaaataaattatgctaataaaaaattacataataatttgatataacatttagTAAACGTAACCAAATTtcgagaaaatttgaaaatatactagatttggtataaaatttttaaagacTACATAATTTAAGTTTATCTCGGTGTGATCGAGATGAATCCAAATAAACTATTATCAAGAGaccaaaataattattaattttttttgaaaaacgtGCTAATTTTATGGGATGAAACTTTGAACTACTGATCGAATTCCTTACCCTATtgtatatttaagaaaaataaaaataaaaaaagagagagagaaaaaaaaaacttaaaagcaACAGAAACAACTCCTCCTTCCAATTTGCATTTCCGTGCTCCCTCGACTCCATGTGTACATGTGAATCAAACTCCCGCCATTAATGGAGTTCACAATCATAATTCCCCGAATCCCCCAAAATTTCTCCCCAATTCACagaaccctaaaccctaaaatcCACGCCTCATCCAAATGCCCTAATTCACAATTACCACTCCCATCAAAATCCTTAATCACTCCAACAGCCGAAAATATTCCGACGATGTCGGAGATTCTGGCGGCGGGCAAGGCCCAGAATCTGGGCCTCCGGCTGCAAACTTTGGGGCCGTTCTTCCGAATAACAGCGAAAAGCTTGGAATCGCAGCGAGAGATCGGGAAGGCGGAGGGTTTAGTGAGAGTGTGGTTGCGAGGGAAAATTCTCCATCTGGAATCGATTCGATTGAACAGAGAAAGCTTGGGAATGGAGAAGTCGATCTTTGGACTCGGATTGTTCATCGGCGCTGTTGCGATTCGGTATGGGTATGATTGCGGTTGCAAGACGGCGGAGTTATTGGCCATCAATGACTCCGATCTTTACCATTCCAAggttcttttcttctctctctttccaCATCTTTCTGGatagaatttgattgaagaagaagcaatgttcagtagatttttttttttttttaaaaaatattttgtttagtatttataaatataatagaaTGATCTATCTAGTTTCGccatattctttttaaaaaacattattttttgcCTTGaagtgatattttatttattaattattatccttataaaaataaaaaaagtatatataataTCCCTAATTTGAGtagatttcaaattttcacatgAAGTTTGAAATTTGTCCCCAAAAATATTGTTGTAGAATTTTGTTCTCattaaaattagattgaaaATTTCCGTGAtggtcaattaaaattttaatgttcattttcaaGTATTAAAATAAGATTGAAATTGACATGAGGGTCAATTTTATGTGATAAGAGGCAACAATCAATCTTTAGGTGTCACCTGtcatattaatttttatcatttatttattttttttatatataaaagctcaagagtaaaaaataaaagttgaaaGTCTAGCCTATTCTAAAGTTTATgagtattttgtataatttatcTTATTTTCTTTATGATTATGTAACAATTGAAGTGGTAGAGCCAACTCTAGAAGATAACATAAAGGTGATAGGACGTGAGTTAGGTTCTTTACttactttaattatttttatcaaatCAATAATTACAAGTTGAAAATCGAACAATTAATCTTTGGATTTGaattttattgttattgttgttctttttatctttattatttAGTATAATCGTGGGTAAACTTATGGTAAAGTCGAACCATATTCAATGGTGGAAATATGCTTGGTTTGAGTTTAGCTTGAACAAACTTATGCTCGTGAACATTAACTCATTATTCAAACTCctcacattttttctttttaagttagATTCCTTAAATTTGCActccaaaaatttaaatataacttttctagACTTTAGTTTTCTCAACTCTGCACTTAGAGCCCTAACATTACTTGgttgcttttattttttcttaaaaaattttaaatttagtattCGAGTTGCATTTTGAATAATCTCATGGGACGACTCGCCTTACAAGACTTAAAGTTTTaactatttctttctttcaacaTCTCAAAATTCTTACCATTCTATTGAACAACTTACCATTTTTTAGAAAGGTTtttctatctctagtgaacatgTTTTAATGAACCGATTTTATTAAATAGCTCATTTTAAGTATAGACAATTACTAGAATGGGTTGTATGAATTTGTGAAACTTAtgttaaacaaaaagaaatgtaTTGAATTTGAAGATTGGACATATATTGGCAGCTGGTCAGATTCTACACAAGGATTGGGTTCAAGAGTATGTATGAAGTGAGTGGCACAAAGTTATGTGACATTGGAGACATGTTGGTGTGGGGAGGTATTGGAACTAGAATGGAtgctgacattaaagcccttctTCTTAAATGGTGTACAAGGTTCAAATACCCATCATCTAACCCACAAAACTCCCACCCTTTGCTTCAAACTAATCCTCATTAGCACTTTCTCGTGAAATGTACAAACTTTGTTAAACTTGTAAGTAAGATGTATGACATATATGCATAATTCATACTTATGTTGAAAAATATAGTGTTTATGGGTTACTACTATAGACTTTTTTAGTTGAAATGATTTTGTTATCATTCCTTTCATCTTAAaagatattattaaaataattggtAAATATCGAtttatacccctaaactttGGGGGTGATATTAGTTTAAGTTATGGATTTTTATAACTGTATTAATTCACACTTTCTTCCTAATTTTGTTAGACCAATATCTTGTGAAACTTATGATTTGAGtaaattaaactcttaaattttcataagtcaatcaatttaaacattccATTATGATCACCTTTGAACACCATCCATGTATTGATTCTCATATTTGtgtggtcttctttcaaatGTCAGTTTTACAAAATGGACGATTGATGATTCTCAAAGAAATTTTGacttaaaaccaaaattaattcatttatgaaaattgagGGTGTTAATTGATATAACTATAAATCTCACCGGAAGTTTTTTCAAATGGGACTTGATGGAAGATGTAAATTGTTACATTTAcaaaagtttaaagtttaattgatacaattattagtttaatgtTTAAATGGATACAACCATTaaagtttaggggtataaaatgatatttttcctaaaataattacaattgaTTTTGACATGTTTGATATAGTAAATTATGACTTGTATGTCTTTCAATTTTTACACATCAGCCATCTTgttaatttctatattattttaattaaaaaaaatctcaaagggtattttagaaaaaaacttttcaaagcTTAAGAGTAAAAATGATATCTTTCAGAGTCTATTAACATAATTGAAGGTATTCTAGTTAAATGATTATGCATAAACTTGTAGTTATTGATCTTATATCGAAGGGAAAAAagatgtaataataataataataataataatataactgCAATAACTTAAATGACTAAAGTTAGCGCTATCTCAAAGTTGTCAATTTAACTTGACTAATCAAGATATTATTTGCTCGATTAAAAGGTTTTTAAATCCTCATCTTTATGTTGTTGAACTAATTGAATCCCATCTCTCACAGTATTGATTAATAAATAATAGGTTAAAGttattttggtttgttttgaattttatttcattttagttatTGTATCCAAATTTATCCATTTGAAATTAACTTTGATCAAAATTAGTtacttaataataatatttttatacaaGGAAAAAAATGTTATGTGGGCTTGTTTCCAAAATTAATAGAGAAAAGACCAATagactttattttatttttggaaaaattaatgAGAAACTAACAATATTGGGAGATTTTGTGAAACTACAAAATACACAAACCCGAACAAATATACAaaccaaaatgatttttttaacttcaacaataatgctttttttttaaaaaaaatgaaaatataataagTGGAATTAATATTGTAGAGATAATAAagttaagagaaaaaaaaaaagaaagttaaaatAACATATGGTTATTATAATTTGGGTTCTATTTCATTTTACTCCATATACTTTAGATTATCATATTTTAATTGCTGTATTTTCAATCAATCTTAAATTTAGACCACTTTAACAGTTTAATCTACTAGTGAAGTTAATATGCTGAAGTTAATAAATTTGTTTTTGGAGTATAGAGTTGTAATATGAAATTCCttcttaaatgaaaaaaatagagaaatataaGAAGACGAAATTACTCGATaaatgtgaaaataaaaatagaagagaaaataaaatctttaaaatgtaaaaaaagaaagagaaaaaataaattgagttGTGGTCAAACGAACtctcaaaatgaatttttattgaaattatattaacaaaaaaatttacattaaaaaaaaacattatgtcAGAGTTGTGGTCAAACGAACcctcaaaattcttttttaaattataataacaaaAACGTTTACATTAGAAAAAAACATTATGTCAATATATTTGGATAATTTATAATGAAATTGCTAATAAGACTATTTTTTTCGAAAAAttcaacaataaactaacacAAAGCCCAAAATCAAAGTATATTGTCcaactaaaataaaacaaaaccgAAATACAATAGAGgaaccaaaatattttctttttctttttttctttaaataacaaaaagatagaaaaaaagaaaaatatttattttaataaaaaagaaaaagaaaaagaaaaagaaaaagaaaaaaaactagaacTGCAGAAGGTCCCAAGCAATAGCGAAATTGAGGATCACTATAATGATATCACATTCTTCACCTTCCCGCGAGACGAAGCCCTAACCTCCCTCTCTCTGTTCTCTtcactttctttctctctttctttcacaCAAACAACTGAACGGCGCAAAGCAAATGTCACGTCGGGAAGTTCGGGAATCCGATTCCAAGCGCCACCGTTCCAGATTCGATAGAGAACCCAGGTACCctctcctctttttttttttttttttctgattgCATCCCCATGTCTCTAAGTTTCCTGCTCATGAACACTTCATTCACTTTAAATGGATTGTCGTTGCATTAACTGCTGGAGTTTCCATGATTTTCCTCAGTATAATTTATTGATGATGTCATCGTAGTCGAGATGAATACTGTTCATTAAGCGTTTTACTTCCTATTCGACTATGGTCTTTCATTTTTGATTGAAAAgtaaatttgttcaatttggcTGTCTGTTTGCTACATAGTTGATTGACGTGGGGTGTTTAAATGGGTCTCGAGGAATTGGCTTTTTTGTGGAGCTCTCTGGTTTGGGAGGACGAACTTTTGTGCATTAGTTTTGGAAGTTGTCGTGGAGGATGGAATTAGAATTACTAAATCCTTCATAATGTTGGTTGGACTGTCTTTCAGGTCTTGCTTCACTGTTTTTTCACTAATGGTGGTGAGAGATtccttttaaatatttgttaattttagCTATAAATAGTATTCGTTCGGTAGTTCTTTTGTATGTCAGGATGAACTAGTTCATGGAGTTTTTTTTGAAGATGGAACtatgatctacaagttcccatcTTGCTTGGACTCTCTTTGAGTCCTTGCTCCATTATGTTTTCACTAAGGATGTGAGAGATCATTTATAAAAAACTCTAAATTTGAGATGGGAAATTGCATTTTCAAGCCTAATGTCTGTCCTTAGCTAGGAAAGATGGACACATGGATACGTATGGACAAGTGATGGACACGTTTGACACACCACACACCAAATCTTtagtatttaatttttgtttttttctttggtaATTTCAGACATGTCCAAATACGGTGGACACACTAGAGATAGACATGCcctatatttctttttcctttttgtttattttgctggaaaagaagagaataaaaagaaactGCTTATATAAAATCACGAACACCTATTTTCCATTAACCGTAGGCAAGTGACAAGCCTAATTGCTTTCTAGGACATTTCTTCCTTTGAGATTGCAGATAGAGGGAGGAATCAAGTGCCCCCAAGAAAGAGTtgatgaaagaaagaaatagagGGATAGTTGCTTTTGTTTGGTTAAAATTGTGCAcatagaaagagagagaaaaatcaagTTGGTTTCCATAAATTCTTCAAAACAATTGATTAAAGGAGAGTAGAGGATTTCTTTGACTGGAATTGTAACAGAGAGTCGAAGGAGAGAGATAGACACACTCGCACAAAGAATAGAGGTTTattttctctccctctctaAACAAATTGACTTCTATTCCACAACAAAACAAAGCAATTTACaaaacatcatcatcattatttttttaattacaatttacaaaatatataaatcttttatttttaatcaaaatagaACTTTTTGTCTTGTGACTCACATTAAACGTAAAATGCTAGGATGATTTCTTCTTCATCTAGCGATAATGAATCAACTCCTTTTATTTCTCTTGTCTCTTGTAATGTTGAAGATGAATCTAACCCACTTTGGAAATACGTGACCAAGCATCACAAGTTGAGTGATGGGGATGGAAATTTTGTTAGGTACTTAAGCACCATGGAGAACCATACCCCAAAAGCTAGCTATTGGGGTGGGAGAGCCAAGGccacttaagtaccacattggttatcccattctaaccaatgtggaACAAAGGCATCccatactaccttggttcctaacaaTATCTCATCCCCAGAAAGCCGACGTCCTGGCGGCTACTTCGGCGATACTTCACTCGGCCACACCCGGTCAAAACCCTCCGCTGGTTCCACTTTGGAACGTCGACAAccggctctgataccattgttAGGTACTTGAGCACCTTGGAGAACCACACCCCAAAACCTAGCTATTGGGGTGGGAGAGCCAAGCCACTTAAGTACCATATTAGTCATCccattctaaccaatgtgggacaaaggcatcccatactaccttggttcctaacaGCATCATGACGAATCATCCTCTTTCTATAATGCTACGCAAAATTCTTGTTGATCGTTAGAACGATACATTTTAGtatgttatgtttttatttttatgctaAGCGTATTATAGGAGTTAACATTTACTAAACCTATATTTAGGTACAATAATGAAGAATGGCTTCAAGAAGATAGCAGTCGAATGCCTCCATATAGAAATTTGGAAGTAAGTCGAGGAAGAATGAAATGTCTCGAGAAATGTTTTTAGCACTGGGGAAGAATGTGTGAAAATTCTCACCGAATATGCTAATTTTTGTACAAAAGGAGATTTTTTCTTTAGTTATGATTCCTTACGCGATGGGTATCATATGGATCCTAAACATTGGTGGATTCTCCATGGTATGCATGCACCACTCCTTCAATCATTAGCTTTGAAGCTACTTGCGCAACCTTCCTCTTCCTTGTGTTGCGAGAGAAATTGGAGTAGATACTCATTCTTTGACTCTATTAGGCACAATAAGATGGCACCACAACGTGCCAAAGACTTGGTATTTGTGCATAGTAACCTTCGTCTTTTGTCTAGAAGAACCCCGTGTTATTTGAAAGGAGAGACTAAGTTATGGGATATGCAAGAGATTCATTTGATTCTTTTGAGGATATTGGCATGCTTGAAGTAGCTATCTTGTCATTGGATGAACTGGATTTGGAGGCTTAAGGCTATGGTTTTTACTGATGTTAGTGAAGTTGGCAGAGGTGATAAAGATACAGCTGTTTTTAGAAGATTGGGATGGGAGCTTGAACTTTACATGGAGCTGATTATTGTTCTAGATTATTTGCTTTTTACCATTTAGTGCGTACGACAAGCTTTGTTGGACAAATAAGTACTCTACTATTGTCAACTAACTTgacctttttatttttagttagcacattttgtttttatctagtttgaaatattaaatatatcacTATGTACACATTCTATCCTAGTACATACTTGTcctatttttttagtaattaacTTGTCATTGTATTCATATTGGCTCTCATGTTGTGTGTACACTTGTCGTCTGGGTTCACACTTCCCAAGTTCTTGGGTGTGAATGGAAACTTTAGTATCTACGTGAGGGTGGTCAAGCTCTTAATATATCGTTTTTGATATTACCATGTAATGGAAATCTAAGTttactttttcttctctctctctctgttttcctttttttttttttttttttttttttttataaatagaaatatATGTTTACTACTAATATTTTATGGGCATGTGTTTGACTGCTCTTACATGTAAGTTGATTGTTGATGGTTGGATGTATGATTGAAAATTGTACTTTGGCCAATCAATTTAGAATACTCATTTATGTTGTAGTATCCCTTATTATATTGAATGAGCATCTAGTGACGAGGATCTGTGCATTTTGAGAAATAGGTTGTCTGCATGGATATATTTTTAGCCCCAACTTTCAAAGAACATGTACTTTGATTGTTACGAAAGAAAAGACTGGACAATTGCTTTTGCAATGCTCAGTCTCGTAGTTGCTTATGTGTATTCATTCTAGCTTCTAGTTACTTCATGGTTATTGATGGCTACTCAGTAACACGAACACATCATTGTTATCAGCCCTGCGTTATGCTTGTTCAATTTAGTTCCAAAATGGCCTCAACAAAAATGTTATCAGCCTTGCATTATGTTTCACTTTCTTCCCTTTCAAAAGCAAGGGCTGTGAAGAGAAATACATTACATTATTTGGATATAGTGGTAATAAGATGACTCCATTCTTTTACTTCCAATTGAATCAAAATAATACTTAAGATAGAATAAGTGAGCGATACATTTAATATCACGCGAAGCTTAATCATGAAACTCTAATATAGCGTAAATATGACTTATTGTTACTAGTCCCAAGAGGTCAAGGAGGGACAGGAAAACATTAGAGGAGAAGTTATCTAGAAACTCTAGCTCTCACGTTGAAGATAATAAAGATCGGGATCAGAAACATGAGCTTCGACATGTGGGGCAAGACATGATGCCTCATGAGTCTTCATTAGCACTTGAGTCTAAACTAGAAGGTGAAGTTGGCAAAGGAGCAAAAAGGAACAGTGATGGGAGAGATGGAGGGACTAAACATTCAGTGAATCCCACTGAAGTGCCACGATCAAGATCTTATTTTCAGGTTTGTGCTACATTAAAGAATTCTTCtcattaattttgttaatttcttcCTTATTTAGTTTTTGACAATTAACATGACTTCAGTTTGGTTGTCCTTGTCCACTATTTATCCAAATTTCATGGTTTGATCTCAAGAATTGTTGGCAGAATCTTAAAGCTCATTATTGATATGCTTTACCGTTCTTTAATCTGTCATCTCAATCCCAAGTTAGTAtcagattttatttttattatttttactgattaaaaaaaaaaaaaaaaaggttggaagcttcaaatgttttatatttttatatttgaatctaGCTGTAATTGCTATTATACACGGCTTCTTTTTATATGAACAGTCGGAAGGGGACTGCTGCAAGATTTGGGCATAAAAATTATCTGACTAGGTCTACTTGGAGCTATTGTTTTATCCTTGCAGATAT contains:
- the LOC120090038 gene encoding uncharacterized protein LOC120090038 — protein: MEFTIIIPRIPQNFSPIHRTLNPKIHASSKCPNSQLPLPSKSLITPTAENIPTMSEILAAGKAQNLGLRLQTLGPFFRITAKSLESQREIGKAEGLVRVWLRGKILHLESIRLNRESLGMEKSIFGLGLFIGAVAIRYGYDCGCKTAELLAINDSDLYHSKLVRFYTRIGFKSMYEVSGTKLCDIGDMLVWGGIGTRMDADIKALLLKWCTRFKYPSSNPQNSHPLLQTNPH